The Panicum virgatum strain AP13 chromosome 5K, P.virgatum_v5, whole genome shotgun sequence genome has a window encoding:
- the LOC120709434 gene encoding peroxidase 25-like, producing MAASEMAALLFLFTALILLRSSFVHSQGLQIGFYDSYCPDAEDIVRSTVEQYYVKDATIAPALLRLHFHDCFVQGCDASVLISGASSERSAPQNFGLRGFEVIDDAKSQLEAVCPGVVSCADILALAARDTVDLTGGPSWSVPLGRRDGRISLASGANALPSPADPVSVQRQKFADQGLSDHDLVTDAHHRAHTIGQTDCQFFSYRLFNFTATGNADPTISQAFLPQLRALCPPGGDPGRRVALDKDSPGVFDVSFFKNVRDGSPVTSSLADSPLWSGGRSVRQHPNIFIWM from the exons ATGGCAGCATCAGAAATGGCGGCTCTTCTCTTTCTGTTCACTGCTCTGATTCTGCTGAGAAGTTCCTTTGTTCATAGCCAAGGGCTGCAGATCGGATTCTACGACTCCTACTGTCCTGACGCCGAGGATATCGTGAGGTCGACTGTCGAGCAGTACTACGTCAAGGATGCCACCATCGCCCCAGCCCTGCTCAGACTCCATTTCCACGACTGCTTCGTTCAG GGGTGCGATGCATCGGTCTTGATCTCTGGAGCGTCCTCCGAAAGGAGTGCGCCGCAGAATTTTGGTCTGAGGGGGTTTGAGGTGATAGATGACGCTAAATCTCAGCTGGAAGCCGTGTGCCCTGGGGTGGTGTCCTGCGCTGATATACTGGCTCTCGCCGCACGTGATACTGTTGATCTG ACTGGTGGACCAAGCTGGTCAGTGCCACTGGGGAGAAGGGACGGCAGAATTTCACTAGCTTCTGGTGCTAATGCCTTGCCTTCTCCTGCCGATCCTGTATCTGTTCAGAGACAGAAGTTTGCTGACCAGGGCCTGTCAGACCATGATCTCGT AACTGATGCCCATCACC GCGCCCACACTATCGGGCAGACGGACTGCCAGTTCTTCAGCTACCGTCTGTTCAACTTCACGGCGACGGGCAACGCGGACCCGACCATCAGCCAGGCGTTCCTGCCGCAGCTCCGGGCGTTGTGCCCGCCCGGCGGCGACCCGGGGCGGCGGGTGGCGCTGGACAAGGACAGCCCCGGCGTGTTCGACGTGAGCTTCTTCAAGAACGTCCGGGACGGGAGCCCTGTAACATCTagcctcgcggacagtccgctatggagcggcggacggtccgtcaGGCAACACCCAAATATATTTATCTGGATGTAG